Genomic segment of Xanthomonas sp. DAR 35659:
TAGCGATCGGCCAGGATGCCGACGCGCTGCACGTAGCGCTGCGTCTCGCTGTAGGGCGGCACCCCGCCATGCTTGTCCACCGCGCCCTCGCCGGCGTTGTAGCCGGCGGCGGCCAGGGTCAGGTTGCCGTTGAAGCGCTTCAGCAGCCAAGCCAGATACTGCACGCCGCCGCGGATGTTCTGCGCGGCGTCGAAGGAATCGCTGACCCCGAAGCGGCGCGCGGTCGGCGGCATCAGCTGCATCAGCCCCTGCGCGCCGGCGCGGCTGAGCGCCATCGGGTTGTACGCCGACTCGGCATGGATGATCGCCCGCACCACCGCCTCGTCGACCCCGTACTCGCGCGCGGCGGCGGCGATCTCGCTCTGGTAGGCGGTGGTGTTCAACCGCACGGCGCCGAAGTTGAGTCCCGGATTGGCGCAGGCGTAACAGGTCTCGATGAAGCTGTAGTGGATGGTGCGCACCGCGCCGAGGCTGGCGACCTGGGTCGGCCGCGCGCTGGTGTAGTGGCGCACGCCGTCCTTCATATAGGAATAGACCTGGCCGCTGACCACTCGCCGCGGCGCGGCGCCACTGGCGGCGGGGACGGGCGCCAAGCGCGTCGGGGCGGCGGCAGCGGCGACCGGCGCCACCATGGGGGGACTGATGATGGTGGCCGGCGCGCCGGACTGGGGCGTGGCCAGGACCACCGCATCGCTTGGCACGCGCTCGGCGGCCACCTGCCGCGCGGCGCGCGCCGGCGCGGCGGCGGGACGCGGGGTCCGGCGATCGGGCACGTACTGACTGACCACGCTGCAACTGGCGCCGGCCACGCGCTTGCTGACGTAGCTGGGGACGCCGTCGCCGCCGATGCACTTGTACAGGGTGCCGGCACTGGCCGGCGTAGCCGACAGCGCAACGATTGCCAGCCCCAGAAGCCCCACCATCCCCTTCATGGCGGCGAGTGTCCCAACTTCGCCCGCGCTTGCCAAGTGCGGGCGGTCGCCATCGGGACCGGCTTCCGCTTTGTCGGGGCCCAGCCGGCCCACCGGCGGTCCCAGTGACGCGGGTGGGCCGCCGCCATGGACCTGACCGCAGCGCCGCCGCCAGGCATCTCCGCTCCGTTGGTCGCTTCAATCTATTCGTCACTCCCCCTGCTCGCCACGCAAGCACCACGCAGCGCGAGCCGCCAGCCCGGATCGCCGCGGATGGCGTCGGCAGCGGCATCGCATCGCATCAGGCGGCGCCATCCCCAAGGCACGCCGCCGCCTCGCGCAGCGCCGCCAGCAGCGCCGGCGCCAGCGCCTGACCCTCGATCAGCTCGAACGGCACCCCCAGCGCCAGCAACTCCGACGCCAGCAAGGCGGGCGATTCGGCGCCCATCGCCAGGCGGCAGTCGCCGTCCTCGCCCGCCTCCAGCACCCCGCACCATGGCGGAATGCGCGCGGCCAGGTCGGCCAGGTCGCCGCGCAGGCGCAGCCGCACCTGCAGCGGGAACGGCGCAAAGCGGACCGCCTCGCGCACCATCGCGGCTGGATCGCGCGGTGGCGGTCGCGCCGCGGTCAGGTCGCCGAGCCGCAGCGGCGCGTCGATGCGATCGACCCGGAAGGTGCGCCAGTCGGCGCGGTCGCGATCCCAGCCCAGCAGGTACCAGCGGCGCCCGAAGTTGACCAGCCGCAGCGGCTCGATCCAGCGCTCGCTGGCCTGGCCCTGGTGGTCGCGATAGGCGAATCCGAGCAGGCGCCGGTCGCGGCAGGCCGCGGCGATGCCGACCAGCAACCGGGTCTCCGGCACCACGGCGTCGTGCCCCAGCGACACGGTCACCGCGTGCAGCGCGCCGGCCTGCTGCCGCGCCCGCGCCGGCAGCAGCGGGTCGAGCTTGGCCAGCACCCGCAGCGCGGTGTCCTCCAGGCCGCCCATGCTCGCCGCCGCCGCGCGCAACGCCACCACCACCGCGACCGCCTCCTCTTCCTCGAACAACAGCGGCAACGCCTGCGCGCCCGCCGCCAACCGGTAGCCGCCGCCCACGCCGGAGGAAGCGCGCACCGGATAGCCCAGGCCGCGCAGGCGCTCGACGTCGCGGCGCAGGCTGCGCCGGTCCACGCCCAGGCGCTCGGCCAGTTCCGCGCCCGACCAGGTGCGGCGGGTCTGCAACAGGGCGATCAGGCGCAGCATGCGGGACGCGGGAGAGGCCATCGCGCCACCGTATTGCGGACAGGATCCGTCCGCAATACCGCCTAGCATCTTGGTCTCGCCACCCAGGAAGAGCCCGCCATGTCCAGCGCCGACCGCCACGTCACCCTGTACCACAACCCCCACTCGCGCTCGAAGGGCGTGCTGATCCTGCTCGAGGAGCTGGGTGCCGACTACGCGCTACGGCGCCTGGACCTGCAGCAGGGCGAGCAATTGAAGCCGGCGTACCTAGCGATCAACCCCATGGGCAAGGTCCCGGCGATCGTCCACCAGGGCGTGCCGATCACCGAACAGGGGGCGATCTACCAATATCTGGCCGAGCTGTATCCCGAAGCCGGGTTGGCGCCGGCGCCGGGCGATCCGCGTCGCGGCCCCTACCTGCGCTGGCTGGCGTTCTACGGCTCGGCGTTCGAGCCGGCGATCCTGGACCGCGCGCTCAAGCGCGAGGCGCCGCCGCGGATGCTCTCGCCCTATGCCGACTGCGCCACGGTGCTGGGTGTGATCGACGCCCAACTGGCGCGCGGCGACTACCTGCTGGGCGCGCACTGCAGCGCCGCCGACGTGCTGTGGGGCAGCGCACTGGGCTGGATGATCGGGTTCGGGCTGGTGGACCCGCCGGCGCCGACCCGCGCCTACGTCGAACGCATGGCGGCGCGGCCGGCGGTGCAGCGCGCGCAGGCGATCGACGCGGCGGCCGGCGCTTGAGCCACGGGCGCCGGCGACGGCCGCCGCGGCGGCATCTTCCCAGCGGACAGCCGGCGCCTTACCATCTCGCGGCAGCGCAGCAGGACTCGCGCCGACCGCCACGCCACCGCCGCCGCCAACCCAAGGAAGGAATTCCATGCAAAAGATCCTGATCGCGATCCTGTTCGTGGCGCTGCTGGCCGTGGGCGGCGGCTGGGGCTACAGCGCATGGAAGGCGAAACAGCCGCCTGCCCCCACCGCCGCGCCTGCCCCCGCCGCGCCGCCGGTTTCGGCTGCCGACGCCGCGGCGACCGCCGCGGCGAACAACAAGAAGACCGAAGAGGCCGCCGCCGCCGACGCGGCCATCGATGCCGCCGACGGCAGTGCGGTGGACACGCAGACGGCGGGCGACGCCCAGGACGGCACGGACAAGGCCGAAGGCGTCAAGTTCACCTACGAGTACGTGCCGCCGCGCGATCCCGGGCTGCAGGCCGCCTACGACTTCGCGGTCAAGATCGACATCCTGCATCGCCTGCCCGAGGTCAATGCGATGGACGGGCTGCTGATGCTGCCCGGCCCGCTGCACCTGATCACCGCCGAGTGCAAGCAGACCAACGCCTTCTACTCGCCGACCAAGAACGAGCTGGTGCTGTGCTACGAAATGATCGAGATGCTGATCAAGGTCGGGGCCAGCATCGGCGAGCAGAACCAGGACGACGGTTTCAGCGCGCGCTTCCTGATGGC
This window contains:
- a CDS encoding glutathione S-transferase family protein, translated to MSSADRHVTLYHNPHSRSKGVLILLEELGADYALRRLDLQQGEQLKPAYLAINPMGKVPAIVHQGVPITEQGAIYQYLAELYPEAGLAPAPGDPRRGPYLRWLAFYGSAFEPAILDRALKREAPPRMLSPYADCATVLGVIDAQLARGDYLLGAHCSAADVLWGSALGWMIGFGLVDPPAPTRAYVERMAARPAVQRAQAIDAAAGA
- a CDS encoding helix-turn-helix transcriptional regulator, whose product is MASPASRMLRLIALLQTRRTWSGAELAERLGVDRRSLRRDVERLRGLGYPVRASSGVGGGYRLAAGAQALPLLFEEEEAVAVVVALRAAAASMGGLEDTALRVLAKLDPLLPARARQQAGALHAVTVSLGHDAVVPETRLLVGIAAACRDRRLLGFAYRDHQGQASERWIEPLRLVNFGRRWYLLGWDRDRADWRTFRVDRIDAPLRLGDLTAARPPPRDPAAMVREAVRFAPFPLQVRLRLRGDLADLAARIPPWCGVLEAGEDGDCRLAMGAESPALLASELLALGVPFELIEGQALAPALLAALREAAACLGDGAA
- a CDS encoding lytic transglycosylase domain-containing protein — its product is MKGMVGLLGLAIVALSATPASAGTLYKCIGGDGVPSYVSKRVAGASCSVVSQYVPDRRTPRPAAAPARAARQVAAERVPSDAVVLATPQSGAPATIISPPMVAPVAAAAAPTRLAPVPAASGAAPRRVVSGQVYSYMKDGVRHYTSARPTQVASLGAVRTIHYSFIETCYACANPGLNFGAVRLNTTAYQSEIAAAAREYGVDEAVVRAIIHAESAYNPMALSRAGAQGLMQLMPPTARRFGVSDSFDAAQNIRGGVQYLAWLLKRFNGNLTLAAAGYNAGEGAVDKHGGVPPYSETQRYVQRVGILADRYRGVLATAH
- a CDS encoding DUF4344 domain-containing metallopeptidase, with amino-acid sequence MQKILIAILFVALLAVGGGWGYSAWKAKQPPAPTAAPAPAAPPVSAADAAATAAANNKKTEEAAAADAAIDAADGSAVDTQTAGDAQDGTDKAEGVKFTYEYVPPRDPGLQAAYDFAVKIDILHRLPEVNAMDGLLMLPGPLHLITAECKQTNAFYSPTKNELVLCYEMIEMLIKVGASIGEQNQDDGFSARFLMANTRFIMLHEFGHALIDMLKLPSTGREEDSADQLASSLMLMFMSPDESPGAIAENLRLAGLFFVMNTKEQYGAADFADEHSLGQQRFYNLMCMLYGRDPAKYLRLVTSGMLPEDRAQRCPTESSRITTAWAKLLLPHIAPKYQMSGDEAQKRYDEAKRKQEENAESPYVR